TGACCCTGTAGAGGATCCAGATTATCTGCCCTCACCAACAGAAGAGAGTGGGGAAACATCTTTTGAGTCtatggatgaggaggaggttgCCTCAACAAGTTCATCCTCACAACCACCATccaaaaagaagaggagaaaggggaaaaaCTCCCTTAAAACAGTTTCTTTGGATGAGCTACAGGACACACCTGACCCATCACTTCCAGGTGCAAAGAACGGCAGAAGAAGATTGTGGCTACGTGAAGACATTGAGACATTCCAGGTTCTAGACTCAAGTTTTAACCCCCCTGATGCTGTAAAGACACCCTTTCAGTATTTTCAAACGCTCTTCACCGTTGAGATGATTAAATATATCACTGAGCAAACCAATCTCTACTCTGCCCAGGAACTGGGAGATCCAATCAGTACCAGTCCTGAAGAGATTGAAAAATTCCTGGCAATGCTACTCTTCATGGGTGTTGTCAGCTTCCCAGCCATCGATGACTACTGGCACCATGAGTTGCGGTTCAGCGTGATAGCTGATATTATGCCAAGGAGGAGACTCAAGCTGTTACGCCGATTCATTCACTTTAATGATACTCAGCAGTGCGATGGCACTCCAGACCGGTTCTACAAAATCCGCCCCCTTTTTGACATGCTTCGTCAGCAGTGTCTTCTGATCCCATCCACTTACCAGCACAGTGTGGATGAGGTCATGGTGGCGTATAAAGGCACAAGGGCTGGTTCTCTTCGCCAGTATATTGCCAACAAGCCAGACAAGTGGGGCCGGGCCAGTTCATCTGGCATCATTCATGACTTTCTGCTCTATCAGGGGGCGTCCACGTTCTTCAATGTTGCCCTAactgagcaggaggaggcaCTGCTTCTAGGGGCCAAACTGGTGACAACGCTCTGCAAAACTATAACACTGCCACGActttcagttgttttctgtgacaaCTACTTTACCAGTTTCGACTTGGTCCAAAACCTGCACGAGAACCTGGGCATCAGGTGCATTGGCACTGTCCGATCAAACCGCATGGGTGGAGCAACCTTAAAGACGGACAAAGAGCTGATGAAGGAAGGACGTGGAGCTTTTGACTACAGGTCTGCTGAAGGGCTGCTCGCACTGAAATGGTTTGACAACAAATGTGTGAGCCTTCTTAGCAGTGCCGCTGGGATCAcacctctttcctctgtcaAACGGTGGAGCAAAGAGGCCAACACAAAGATCGCCGTCCCGTGCCCATCACTCATCCCTGCCTACAATCAGCATATGGGAGGCATTGATCTCTCTGACATGCTGGTACACATGTATAAGACCCCAGCCAAATCCAGGCGATGGTACCTTCCCCTGTTTGGATACATTCTTGACCTGTGCATCTCAAATGCCTGGCTCGTCTACAAGAGGGACTGCAGCCTCCTGAACGAAACCCCACTGCCTCTCAAAAGGTTCCGTCTGGCAGTTGCACACACTTTGGCACAAGTCAACAAACCAGCATCCAAAGTTGGCCGACCATTATCATCCTCTCCACCACAGATGTCATCTCAGAAAAAATCCAATACCCCAAGACCCTCCCAACCACAACCAGATGTGCGATATGACAACTTTGGACATTGGCCACATCACTCTGACAAGCGGGGGCGATGCAACCTCTGTACAAAGGGAGTGTCGAGATGGAAATGCCAGAAATGTCATGTattcctgtgtttgaatgcaAAGCAGGAATGCTTCGCAGCATACCACCAGAAATAGAATGCGTACAATGgtcaacaacaaaagacaaaataagtgCTGTTGCACCCCTGACCAAAATCATTAGTGCAGTTTCTCCACAGGTCGAAAACCATGTGCTGTTGCATGACcaccaaaaaacatttgtgctgTTGCACGACcagcaaaaaacatttgtgctgTTGCACGACCAGCAAAAAATATTTGTGCTGTTGACACTAATGACAAAAGCAAATTCTGTTCATTTCTTGAAAAACAATGTACTTTATTTGGCTTTTTCTCAATGTTTGTTGTATACATTAAAGTATATGATACGTTTATTATAAACGCATTTCTCAACCGTTTGGTAGAGGCCTATATCTCAAAAACTGTGGggtctgatttaaaaaaaaacaattgattgTTGTTAATATTATCCTCAGtgaataaaaaatgcaaatgcctttgcttttttcttggTGCGGACCTTAAAGGGTTAATTCTTATACAGTGTATCTATTAGAGCTGAATATGCtgatagtatagtatgttaACAGACCTAAACAGAAGTCGAAATATTCCAAATAGGAGGTTAAACAGTCGTAAAAATAAGTAccatgaagtaaaataaaaacaaaagatgtccCACATAATTGGATCCCCATAATAAGAGACTCAAACTTGCCTCCATAGTTTCACTCCTCTTTGAGCGTGCGTAGACAGCAAGGAAATCAGAGTCTTTCAAGTAGTGGAATTAAGCAGTCCTGAACGTGAAACTACAGCAGAATAGAAGCCTTAGCTCTCCTCCACTAGTGTGTACATATTCAATTGTTGACAACAGGGACACCAAGATCACTTCAGGTGGGAAAAAAGAACACCAGAGTTTTTCAAAGGGGAAGAAAACTGTCCTTGATGTGTCTGGTCTTCGTCTCCCAGCTTAATTAGACTGGTACTTCAGTCAGTGGCCACTTACCGAAGCACGCACATTATGAAGCCTCGTGCATCACCATCTTTACAACAAACTCCTTAGCCAGCTTCGGATCCTTGAAACTTGCCTCTTGACCATCCGCTGTGGTTATTCTTAATGTCGCGGGGTATCTCAGGCCGTAACGGACTGCCTCACAGCTCCGAAGCAGCCCTCTCACCTCGGTGAAGGCCGCCCGCTGTTTACTCACGGTCTGGGTGAAATCCGGCAGGATTCGGATATGGTCGCCGTCTGCGGTAGTCACTGCCCTCCTCTCCATGGCTTTCTTCAGAAGCGACTCTTTTTCGGAGAAGTAATGGCACTTCACCACAAACGCCCGAGGTGGGAGGTTGTCTTGCGCCGGCTTACTACGGAGGGTGCGGTGTGCCCGGTCTATGGTCGGGGGCTTCTCGAGATTCAGAGCTTCTTTAAGCAGGTTTGCTACAAACTGAGACGGATGTTTCCCATGTTCACGGCCTTCCTTCACTCCCGTTATGCGTATATTGCAACGCCGCGATCTCGCCTCCAAATCCTCGCAGCGATCTCTCAGTGTGACCAGCTCTTTTTTCATCTGGCTGACGTCTGCTTCCATAGTGGCAAACGAGTCCGAGCGACCGCCAACCTCAGCCTCCAGCTCAGACACTCGGCTCTCGGCCGCCTCCATTCGCTTATCAACTTGATCCACCGCACATCGTAGTTCAGTCTGAATCTGGCCAATCTGACTTCGGAGCTCTGCCGACTGAGCTGTCgccttttcttccattttcgCCATCAAATCTTGCTTTAAAGACTCAATGGCCAGCAGCACTGCCTGTTGATTATC
The sequence above is a segment of the Enoplosus armatus isolate fEnoArm2 chromosome 17, fEnoArm2.hap1, whole genome shotgun sequence genome. Coding sequences within it:
- the LOC139299889 gene encoding piggyBac transposable element-derived protein 3-like gives rise to the protein MEAKRFYGAGPRTFLALVPENPQDSDADLSDDDPVEDPDYLPSPTEESGETSFESMDEEEVASTSSSSQPPSKKKRRKGKNSLKTVSLDELQDTPDPSLPGAKNGRRRLWLREDIETFQVLDSSFNPPDAVKTPFQYFQTLFTVEMIKYITEQTNLYSAQELGDPISTSPEEIEKFLAMLLFMGVVSFPAIDDYWHHELRFSVIADIMPRRRLKLLRRFIHFNDTQQCDGTPDRFYKIRPLFDMLRQQCLLIPSTYQHSVDEVMVAYKGTRAGSLRQYIANKPDKWGRASSSGIIHDFLLYQGASTFFNVALTEQEEALLLGAKLVTTLCKTITLPRLSVVFCDNYFTSFDLVQNLHENLGIRCIGTVRSNRMGGATLKTDKELMKEGRGAFDYRSAEGLLALKWFDNKCVSLLSSAAGITPLSSVKRWSKEANTKIAVPCPSLIPAYNQHMGGIDLSDMLVHMYKTPAKSRRWYLPLFGYILDLCISNAWLVYKRDCSLLNETPLPLKRCAI